In Camelina sativa cultivar DH55 chromosome 16, Cs, whole genome shotgun sequence, a single window of DNA contains:
- the LOC104749636 gene encoding SPX and EXS domain-containing protein 3, translating to MFGGVLSVPVNNPHLRKSASRHIVTNLGDNDLKNASLFLSAFAKLRTPVFLQSLKVALYIGGLYVCGKIGRESVMKMGIESRELFFYETFLYYNPLLLITLMVWLWGVNLWVFSRSGVDYAAIFFLGPDHLSHREIWKCARWMTIAILTSMTAYLYLYSHGDVKLAASQPVVLYFSAVIILIIPFDIFYMSSRYYLLWTFWRILFPVQAVTFSDFFLADILTSLSKVLSDLERSVCRMVHRQVATIAWFEADSVCGSHSTAIPLVLVLPYLFRLFQCIRQYRDSKDIANIYNAGKYLTAVPVIFLSALKYFIDQDTWTYSIQPAWILSGLANTFFSFFWDILRDWDLSVFTRIFKFSRPNLFSHLLYGRRWVYIWVIGSNLVLRWTWTYKLSAHLRNNYITVFIITALEIYRRFQWAFFRIENVWYKINNPKHTSHQSNPLSLQNDINNEHEKLLAHSHSPGV from the exons ATGTTTGGGGGTGTCTTGTCTGTGCCTGTGAATAATCCTCACTTGCGCAAATCTGCTAGTAGACACATCGTCACTAATCTTG GAGATAATGACTTGAAGAATGCAAGTTTGTTTCTAAGTGCATTTGCAAAACTCCGAACTCCTGTCTTCCTTCAAAGTCTCAAA GTTGCTCTGTATATTGGTGGTCTTTATGTTTGTGGAAAG ATTGGTCGGGAATCTGTAATGAAAATGGGAATAGAATCACGAGAACTCTTCTTCTATGAGACATTTCTGTATTATAACCCTCTCCTTCTCATT ACACTGATGGTCTGGCTCTGGGGTGTTAATTTGTGGGTCTTTTCTCGTTCTGGAGTCGATTATGCAGCAATCTTTTTCCTAGGACCAGATCATCTTAGTCACAGAGAGATATGGAAG TGTGCCAGGTGGATGACAATAGCTATATTGACTAGCATGACTGCATATCTCTATCTATACTCGCACGGAGACGTAAAGTTGGCTGCATCTCAACCA GTAGTTTTGTATTTCTCAGCTGTGATCATTTTGATAATCCCGTTCGATATCTTCTACATGTCGTCTCGGTACTATTTGCTTTGGACTTTTTGGCGAATACTCTTCCCGGTTCAG GCAGTGACTTTTTCGGACTTCTTTCTAGCTGATATCTTGACTTCTCTGTCAAAG GTTTTATCGGACCTAGAACGATCAGTATGTCGCATGGTCCATCGACAG GTTGCTACTATTGCATGGTTTGAAGCCGATTCGGTTTGTGGGAGTCATTCCACTGCAATTCCCTTGGTTCTCGTTCTACCTTATCTTTTCCGGCTGTTCCAATGCATTCGTCAGTACAGAGATAGCAAGGACATTGCAAACATCTACAATG CTGGGAAATATCTAACGGCGGTGCCTGTCATCTTTCTCTCAGCCCTCAAGTATTTTATTGATCAGGATACATGGACTTACTCCATTCAGCCGGCATGGATCCTCTCTGGTCTAGCTAacactttcttctcctttttttgggATATATTACGTGATTGGGATCTAAG TGTCTTCACACGGATATTCAAATTCAGCAGACCAAATCTTTTCTCACATCTACTATATGGACGCCGTTGG GTATATATTTGGGTAATCGGAAGCAATCTGGTACTAAGGTGGACATGGACGTACAAGTTATCAGCTCATCTCCGTAACAACTATATCACAGTCTTCATCATCACTGCTTTGGAGATTTACCGGCGGTTCCAGTGGGCGTTCTTCCGTATAGAGAATGTTTGGTACAAAATCAACAATCCTAAGCATACTTCTCATCAGTCTAATCCTCTTTCACTCCAGAACGATATCAACAACGAACATGAAAAATTACTTGCTCATAGTCACAGCCCTGGTGTATAA
- the LOC104749634 gene encoding tRNA(His) guanylyltransferase 2: MANSKYEYVKSFEVEDEVMFPNLIVIRIDGRDFSRFSQVHKFEKPNDETALNLMNSCASAVLEEYPDIVFAYGYSDEYSFVFKKTSRFYQRRASKILSLVASYFAAVYVMKWKEFFPLTKLEYTPSFASKVVTCASVEVLQVYLAWRQHDCHFSNQYDTCFWMLVKSGKTLSETHEILKDTQKQQRNELLFQQFGINYKMLPVLFRQGSCLFKTKVEETVKHDENGNPVKRLRRRETLVHAESIAGRSFWNEHSSLHKDLGHFVQDIGKIEPNYVKSFQFENRLLPLTWVVVRIDGCHFHRFSEVHEFEKPNDEQALKLMNSCAVAVLEEFQDIAFAYGVSDEYSFVLRKESELYKRQPSKIISAIVSFFTSTYVIRWEDFFPHKELKYPPSFDGRAVCYPTSEILLDYLAWRQVDCHINNQYNTCFWMLVKSGKSKTEAQDYLKGTQTREKNELLSQQFGLEYNLLPLIFRMGSSVFRLKERVTEENGEVSGKQVEEEVVVHHSSIIDQCFWQQRPHILNS; the protein is encoded by the exons ATGGCGAATAGTAAGTACGAGTACGTGAAGTCCTTCGAAGTGGAAGACGAAGTTATGTTTCCCAATCTGATAGTCATCCGCATTGATGGCCGTGATTTTTCCAG ATTCTCCCAAGTTCACAAGTTTGAGAAGCCTAATGATGAAACGGCTTTAAATTTGATGAATTCATGTGCATCTGCCGTTTTGGAAGAGTATCCCGATATAGTCTTTGCGTATGGATATAGCGACGAGTACAG CTTTGTTTTCAAGAAAACTTCAAGATTCTACCAGAGGCGAGCTAG TAAGATTCTGTCTTTGGTAGCCTCATATTTTGCTGCGGTTTATGTGATGAAATGGAAAGAGTTCTTTCCTCTTACAAAGTTAGAATATACTCCTTCATTCGCTTCAAAAGTTGTAACTTGTGCATCAGTAGAGGTTCTTCAAGTTTACCTTGCGTGGAGACAACATGACT GCCACTTCAGTAATCAGTATGACACATGTTTTTGGATGTTAGTGAAAAGTGGAAAGACCTTAAGTGAAACACATGAGATTTTGAAG GATACCCAGAAACAACAGAGAAATGAGCTTCTCTTCCAGCAATTTggtattaattataaaatgctTCCTGTATTGTTCCGTCAAGGATCATGCCTTTTTAAGACAAAG GTGGAAGAAACTGTAAAGCATGATGAGAATGGAAATCCTGTAAAACGATTGAGGAGAAGGGAAACTTTAGTGCATGCAGAAAGTATTGCTGGAAGAAGCTTTTGGAATGAGCACTCCTCTCTTCATAAGGATCTTGGACATTTTGTACAAGACATTGGCAAAATTGAACCGAATTATGTTAAGTCGTTTCAGTTTGAGAATAGATTATTACCTTTAACTTGGGTTGTGGTTAGGATTGATGGCTGCCATTTTCACAG ATTCTCTGAAGTTCATGAATTTGAGAAGCCAAATGATGAGCAAGCTCTGAAACTTATGAATTCATGTGCAGTGGCTGTTCTTGAGGAGTTTCAGGATATTGCCTTTGCATATGGTGTTAGTGATGAGTACAG TTTTGTTCTGAGGAAGGAATCTGAGCTTTACAAAAGACAGCCCAG TAAGATAATATCTGCAATTGTATCTTTCTTTACGTCTACATACGTGATAAGATGGGAAGATTTCTTCCCTCACAAAGAATTGAAGTACCCTCCATCATTTGATGGACGAGCTGTATGCTATCCAACATCAGAGATTCTCCTGGATTATCTAGCTTGGAGACAAGTCGACT GCCACATCAATAATCAGTACAATACATGTTTCTGGATGCTTGTTAAGTCTGGAAAAAGCAAAACTGAAGCCCAAGATTACTTAAAG GGTACCCAAACACGTGAAAAAAACGAGTTACTTAGCCAGCAATTTGGACTTGAGTACAATTTATTACCTTTAATCTTCCGCATGGGTTCTTCCGTTTTCCGCCTAAAG GAACGTGTTACAGAGGAGAATGGAGAGGTTTCAGGCAAGcaagtggaagaagaagtggtCGTACACCATTCTAGCATTATCGACCAATGTTTCTGGCAACAACGTCCTCACATTCTTAACTCCTAA
- the LOC104749637 gene encoding uclacyanin 1 encodes MAARDMLIIISVLATTLIGLTVATDHTIGGPSGWTVGTSLRTWAAAQTFAVGDNLVFSYPAAFHDVVEVTKPEFDSCQSVKPLITFANGDSIVPLTTPGKRYFICGMPGHCSQGMKLEVNVVPTATAAPTAPLPNTVPSLNAPSPSSVLPIQPMLPLNPVPVLSPSSSTPLPASSLPLIPALSPALSPAAAAGTSLPLVPGSPGSSSSSTTTKTVGTFPSSTSGPTVDLAGAGTSPVDSSSAAKTLVLGFGVMVAMMLHLF; translated from the exons atggcAGCCAGAGATATGCTGATCATAATCTCGGTCCTCGCGACTACACTCATCGGTTTAACAGTAGCTACAGACCATACCATTGGTGGTCCTAGTGGCTGGACTGTAGGAACTAGTCTTAGAACTTGGGCTGCAGCACAAACATTTGCTGTCGGAGACAATCTTG TTTTCTCCTACCCTGCTGCGTTCCACGACGTTGTTGAAGTCACAAAACCCGAATTCGATAGCTGTCAATCGGTTAAACCGCTTATAACGTTCGCTAATGGGGACTCCATTGTTCCTCTCACCACCCCTGGAAAAAG GTACTTCATTTGTGGAATGCCAGGACATTGTAGCCAAGGGATGAAACTCGAGGTGAACGTTGTTCCAACAGCAACCGCAGCACCAACCGCACCGCTTCCAAACACTGTCCCTTCTCTAAACGCGCCTTCACCTTCTTCTGTTCTACCTATCCAACCTATGTTACCTCTTAACCCCGTCCCtgttctctctccctcttcttctacTCCACTTCCTGCCTCCTCTCTGCCTCTTATTCCGGCACTTTCCCCGGCACTATCTCCGGCAGCTGCAGCGGGGACATCTCTGCCCTTGGTCCCAGGCTCACCAGGTAGCTCTAGCAGCAGTACAACCACCAAAACCGTCGGGACATTTCCTTCCAGTACTAGTGGCCCAACGGTTGATCTTGCCGGAGCAGGCACCTCTCCGGTTGACTCCTCCTCCGCTGCGAAAACACTTGTTTTGGGATTTGGAGTCATGGTCGCTATGATGCTTCATTTGTTCTAA
- the LOC104749633 gene encoding uncharacterized protein LOC104749633: MEISEQESVLEIKKRLGQFLQIPTSSLTLSISCWELLDGLDMEDYPIISNGTRIDLTVTPFFTAPSFIVPAAKKIHVTVKFPSKQFTVEVDRTETVSSLKDKIHIVENTPIKRMQLYYSGVELADDYRNLDEYGISEFSEIVVFLKSINRAKDVPPVRKLCFLVQTSSSLFNGARIPVEINETCTISEMREGLQANKTLPRDEYIFVHKQRIMRENCSLRWHGVENGDTLFVFKGSISPGGY; the protein is encoded by the exons ATGGAAATTAGCGAGCAAGAATCTGTGTTGGAGATCAAGAAACGCTTAGGACAGTTTCTTCAGATTCCAACATCTTCTTtaactctctctatctcttgtTGGGAACTCCTCGACGGTCTCGACATGGAAGATTATCCGATCATCTCTAATGGCACCAGAATCGACCTCACCGTAACTCCCTTTTTCACGGCACCGTCTTTTATAGTCCCCGCCGCTAAAAAAATCCACGTCACAGTCAAGTTCCCGTCAAAACAGTTCACCGTCGAAGTAGACAGAACCGAAACG GTGAGTAGCTTGAAGGACAAGATTCACATTGTGGAGAACACACCGATAAAGCGAATGCAGTTATACTATTCTGGGGTTGAGCTAGCCGACGATTATCGAAACCTAGACGAATACGGAATCAGTGAATTCTCAGAGATAGTGGTGTTCCTCAAGTCAATCAACCGTGCGAAAGACGTCCCTCCGGTGAGGAAACTGTGTTTCTTGGTGCAGACGTCATCAAGTTTATTCAACGGTGCGAGGATCCCTGTCGAGATTAACGAAACTTGTACTATCTCGGAGATGAGAGAAGGGTTACAAGCTAACAAGACGTTGCCAAGAGACGAGTATATATTCGTACACAAGCAACGGATTATGCGAGAGAATTGTAGCCTTCGTTGGCATGGTGTTGAAAATGGTGACACTCTTTTCGTGTTTAAAGGGTCTATTAGTCCTGGAGGGTACtga
- the LOC104749631 gene encoding nuclear polyadenylated RNA-binding protein 3: MKVSVEIITGTFIDTDVSEDATVKELKEKIAAEVKLPVTRLILVIGDEDKRRMVMEDQDETRLRDLEVREWSHMYLFFKHPDLVSEEEKRSKGGGEDDDPTEEVSSDAESKRSEEEKINGEEEDDKEIKSEEEEEGRDEKVKDEEEKEENGEKANDDGVKEERRESEEGDNKEET; this comes from the coding sequence ATGAAGGTGAGTGTGGAGATAATAACGGGAACGTTCATAGATACGGACGTGAGTGAGGATGCTACGGTCAAAGAGTTGAAGGAGAAGATAGCCGCGGAGGTGAAATTACCGGTGACGCGTTTGATTCTTGTGATCGGAGATGAAGATAAGAGAAGGATGGTGATGGAGGATCAAGATGAAACGAGGTTAAGAGATTTAGAAGTGAGAGAATGGTCTCATATGTATTTGTTCTTTAAGCATCCTGATTTGGTTtctgaggaagagaagagatctaaaggaggaggagaagatgatgatcctACGGAGGAGGTTTCTTCGGACGCAGAGAGTAAAAGAAgcgaagaagagaaaataaacgGCGAGGAGGAGGATGACAAGGAGAtcaaaagtgaagaagaagaagaaggtagagaTGAGAAAgttaaagatgaagaagagaaggaggagaatgGAGAAAAAGCAAATGATGATGGTGTTAAagaggaaagaagagagagtgaagaaggaGATAACAAAGAGGAAACATAG
- the LOC104749632 gene encoding traB domain-containing protein, whose protein sequence is MTDSATPFVDPCREMELKDMQSEPEVQSGEELIHMDSSIVIVEKEECIGEEEDSDDGSVITGDDSIGDNSGEDDIFVDGVANAVEETTEKLELPEEFAKSVMVLTCESTVEGGSCDVYLVGTAHVSQESCREVEAVISSLKPQVVFVELCTSRLSILNPQALKEAPSLMEMIGMWKRNHNLFGIVYGWFLAKMANKLEVLPGAEFRVAFEEANKYGGKVIFGDRPVQITLTRTWGKMPLWHKIKLLYGIVFQAVFLPDSEELEKMLKDMNDVDMLTLVIQEMSKEFPSLMETLVHERDKYMASLLFRVASEHSSVVAVVGRGHLQGIKKNWKQPIKMKELLELPKNDSTYTLKNILRYVVVVLAWVAIIAGMHHHNK, encoded by the exons ATGACCGATTCAGCCACTCCTTTCGTTGATCCCTGTCGTGAAATGGAGCTGAAGGACATGCAGTCGGAGCCGGAGGTTCAATCTGGAGAGGAACTCATTCACATGGACAGCAGCATAGTGATTGTTGAGAAGGAGGAGTGTATCGGGGAGGAAGAAGATAGCGACGACGGTTCAGTGATTACCGGAGACGACTCGATCGGTGATAATAGTGGTGAAGATGATATCTTCGTTGATGGTGTAGCGAATGCGGTGGAGGAGACGACGGAGAAGTTGGAGCTGCCTGAGGAATTTGCGAAAAGCGTTATGGTTCTAACGTGCGAGTCCACAGTTGAAGGTGGATCTTGTGATGTGTACTTGGTTGGTACTGCTCATGTATCACAG gaATCATGTCGAGAAGTTGAAGCTGTAATCAGCTCCTTGAAACCACAG GTCGTCTTCGTGGAGTTATGTACAAGTCGATTGTCTATTCTCAACCCTCAGGCTTTGAAGGAG GCGCCGTCTCTGATGGAAATGATAGGCATGTGGAAGAGGAACCATAACCTATTTGGAATAGTTTACGGATGGTTTCTGGCAAAG ATGGCCAATAAGCTTGAGGTTCTTCCTGGTGCTGAGTTTCGTGTGGCATTTGAAGAGGCAAATAAATATGGTGGCAAGGTGATTTTTGGGGATCGTCCAGTACAG ATCACGTTAACGAGAACATGGGGTAAGATGCCTTTATGGCACAAAATCAAACTACTGTATGGCATAGTGTTTCAAGCTGTCTTTCTGCCGGATTCTGAAGAACTTGAGAagatg CTGAAAGACATGAACGATGTGGATATGCTGACATTGGTGATTCAAGAAATGAGCAAGGAATTCCCATCACTCATGGAGACACTTGTGCATGAGCGAGATAA GTACATGGCATCTTTATTGTTTAGAGTTGCAAGTGAGCATAGTTCGGTCGTGGCAGTTGTCGGTAGAGGGCATCTTCAAGGTATCAAGAAGAACTGGAAACAACCTATAAAG atGAAGGAGTTGTTGGAGTTACCGAAAAATGATTCAACTTATACTTTGAAGAATATTCTAAGATACGTGGTGGTTGTACTCGCCTGGGTGGCCATAATTGCCGGCATGCATCATCATAATAAGTAA